From Panicum hallii strain FIL2 chromosome 2, PHallii_v3.1, whole genome shotgun sequence, a single genomic window includes:
- the LOC112880900 gene encoding uncharacterized protein LOC112880900 produces MEESQRGMNDAIKKAVTDALIDLKLGSSIERLDRWISTLTDKVTELENRLPNEEDMGGNNSNEDAIFDEDGNIDAAATRTAMLRHRLRENRRGMGGHRHQGHAQHAPDDPYAKVKFTIPPFSGHYDAEGYLDWEMTVEQKFSAHLVPERHRVRQASSEFKDFAIIWWSGLAAENALPTTWEQLKIAMRDRFVPPSYHRDLRKKLMRLEQGEKSVQDYYGELQKGMMHCGVVEGPEDSICRFYSGLRCEIQDIVDYKEFNTINQLFQFAMLAEKEL; encoded by the coding sequence ATGGAGGAATCCCAGAGAGGGATGAATGATGCAATCAAGAAGGCTGTCACCGATGCACTAATTGATCTCAAGCTTGGTAGCAGCATAGAGAGGTTGGATAGGTGGATATCTACTTTAACCGATAAGGTTACAGAGTTAGAAAACCGTCTACCAAATGAGGAAGATATGGGAGGAAACAACTCGAATGAAGATGCTATTTTTGATGAGGATGGAAACATAGATGCTGCAGCCACCCGAACAGCGATGCTACGACATCGTCTACGTGAGAACAGGAGAGGTATGGGAGGTCATCGACATCAAGGTCATGCCCAACATGCTCccgatgatccttatgctaaggtAAAGTTCACAATTCCACCTTTTTCAGGCCATTATGATGCTGAGGGGtatcttgattgggagatgacAGTAGAGCAGAAATTTAGTGCCCACCTTGTTCCTGAAAGACATAGAGTTCGACAAGCCTCTAGTGAGTTTAAGGATTTTGCAATCATTTGGTGGAGTGGGTTAGCTGCAGAAAATGCTTTACCAACCACATGGGAACAACTTAAGATAGCTATGCGTGATCGTTTTGTTCCCCCTTCCTACCATAGAGACTTGCGTAAGAAATTGATGCGCCTAGAGCAAGGAGAGAAATCTGTCCAAGATTACTATGGGGAGCTCCAAAAGGGCATGATGCATTGTGGTGTTGTGGAGGGGCCTGAGGATTCTATTTGTCGTTTTTATTCGGGTCTAAGGTGTGAGATTCAGGACAttgttgattataaggaatttaACACTATCAACCAGTTGTTTCAGTTTGCTATGCTTGCAGAGAAGGAATTGTAG